The window CCACATAATTCAAAATTGCTGATGTGTCATCTCCTGGAGATGTCCTTATGTTATTGTGTTGAttagatatataaatttattctctgtatttttcttattcttCAAATTTGTCTCAATCTTCTATACTAAGTATTCAGATGATCCATTATTCACTGAATAAGACACACCAATTTATTATCTTCACTTTTTATTTCAACATATTATTACCACAAAAATGAACCACTGctcaaaaacacaaaaacatgACTAATAATTTCCACGTCTTAACTTTTTGATTCCTTTGTTTTCCCCATCCATACTAATCCAGATAAGTTCTATTTAGTTTTCATCGCTacaattttgatatttataattatatgttaCTACTATATGAAAACATGTCAGCTATTTTTTTAACGCCATATCAAAATACATGTCAattatgatttcatatttatacaATCTCTTAAGAAATCGGACCGGATATTGATTCGTCATTATAGCTGGGTCAATGTTTGGACCGGTCCCAccggattttaattttttatttaattttaaattaagtaactatatatataagtacgacagtaaaattattttgatacaACTTTATATCATTCTTAgaatctaaaaaaatgaaaaatacaaaataatataaatataagatgAATTTATTTAGATAGATTTTCGAAAACAAGAtgaactttttatttaaaaatttgcaattttctattttttacctTGAATGTGAGAAAATCAGGTTTTAATATCAAACCAGGTGGGTTTTAGCAAATTTTACCGGTTTTTGACTGGGTTTACCGGTTTAAGTCAAATACGGTTTTTGGCACAACCTGTAACCGGTTGAAAGAGTGATATATGATGaatttatttagatatatattcGCTAAATCACATAAATATTTGATgaatttattttgatacatattgAAAAACaatatgaattttttatttcaaaatttacaattttctattttttacctTGAATGTGAGAAAATCGAATTTTAATATCAAACCAGGTCACCGGTTTTAGTGAATTTGATCAGTTTTTGATTGGGTTTGCCGGTTTACCTCAAATCCGGTTTCTGGCACAACCCATAACCGGTTAGAAGAGTGATATATGATGAATTTAGTTAGATAGATATACgctaaataacataaatatatgatGCATTTATTTAGATAATTATTGAAAAACAATAtgaattttttaatttcaaaatttgcaattttctattttttacctTGATTGTGAGAAAATCGGATTTTAATATCAAACCAGGTCACCGGGTTTGGCGAATTTGACCGTTTTTTATTGGGATTTGCCGGTTTAACTCAAAGCTGGTTTCTGGCACAACCATAACTGGTTAGAAGAGTGAGTCATGGTCCGACCGTGTAGTCtcataatattttctttatcaagTTTTATATGAAAGATTTATTAAAGTTTGATTAGATAAAATAACTTGCATAAAAGTTAGTATATCTAACATTAATTTGTTCACTAAATTGTTTGATTAGCCAAGAACCTTGCCGAACAGTATGATAGTTGAAACCTAAATATGATGAttagtattatttattttcgacATAATAAAGTACTGATAATGAttctttagtttataaaataaagttaGATATTCATGCATTTTATGTTTcaattaccataattttatgaGGGTTATAAGTCCAACCACTTGACCCTAGAAGATCCATCAACTCTTTAGAATGATCTAAGAAATTTATCATCACAAGAATGTGATAATTATCTAAAGCTCATTATGAAACCTTTGCATTTGAAGATTACATTATCTTAAGTCATGTTATGTTGAGAagtattttaaatatacaattacGTTATAAGTAATGTTGTTCTTTTTTATGAATAGAAGTAATGTTGTTCTATAGACACATTAACATAGAAAGATATATACAAAGTATTTGAAGTTGTATCATGTCTAATTAAGACTGATAAAGGTAATGAGTTATGAAAAAACCATAAATTATTTCTTCTTGGTTATATTTCATTCCTTGAAGTGAAGGTGACATAAAAAACAACACCATCAACATAGACATGAAAATTGCTACATGAGTGGTCGTAGATgtgaaactaaatataaatttggATGTGGACAAGGTCCAGATTAAGGCCGAGAAGTTTAATTTTAGAACTCATACTCTAACTTGAAGCTGAGAAAATAAATATGGTAATAACAAAGATACATGATTTAATCATctaaatatgaaacaaaactagTGTGAGTACAATACAAAGTAATATAAGCTTATTTAGTGTTCAATAAGAAGATATATAAATGCTCAAGAAGAGATCTATTTTTTGGATGAAATGTTAAATTCATAAATCAGTAAAAAaagaatatgtatataaaggctagtttttgttttcttttgtctaATAGCAATATAACCGAAAAGAATCAAACGATGATCGCACCCCGGGTGGAGAACCAACATTGCATAAGACCGTACAGCTTCGGAGACTCATAATACTTGGTAGAAAGGATCCTGTTACGTTTTGTTTTATCAATCTCTATGCAAAGTTGGCTTGCAGGTTTCGATATGTGGTTATGCCTTCTATTGTTCCTCTTTATCCAGATGTAATAGATAGCTACTTGGAAGGCCAGCCGCAAGAGAATGGCTGATAGACGACCAGTTTCTCGAGCTGTGATTCTTTCCAAAGTAGTTTCCCAGTCAGGGTCAGGAGCATCTCCAAACAGGTTGCCAACGACTTCTATCCAAACTGTATATGTGTAAGGGCATGCAAAATAGAGATGATCTCGAGTCTCCACAGGTTCACCACAGAACAAACAAGGCTGCGTCAGCCCCCAATTGCGTATACGAGCCCCTGTAGAAAGCCTGTCTTTTATTGCTAGCCAAGCGAAGATTGCGAACCGGGGTACTCCCTGTGGGAACCAGTTCACACAATACCAAGCAACATTTTCTCTAGGATCACGGATCAGACTCCAGGTTTTGTTTGATGAGAAACTATCCCTAAAATCGTCCTGCCCAAGCTTCCACATTACTTCGTCTTCTTCATCCGGTATTATAGTGACCGGAAACCTCCAAACTTGTGAGACAATAGCCTGGAGCGTGCGATCACGAGTGCTTCGCATCCTCCACCCGTGGGATCGGAACCTCAAGAAGAGATCTATACTATTAACGCAGAATTCCTCATGATATTCTGTCCATGATTTTTGGAGATAATTACATAGGAATGCCATTACCTTTTTATTTACTAGGAGTTAATCCACGCTACGCTCAAAGCTATTTTGGTTTTCAAATGTTTACTATGTAGCTATTGTTTTGGATGTTCTGTtctgaacaacaacaaaattttgaattgtaTGTTTGTGTGAATACATATTTCCttagaaaaaatcagaaaattatacattttttcagatagatgtttgataaaaattttcatttcttatattgtataattacttattatttagtttttttatattgtacatcaattctctcaaatagtcatttttatgtttttgtcacAAACATAGTCCTcaataaagaaaatgaccaaaatagcccctttttattttgaaatttttttttattttttattttttttaaatttgaaaccatatcctcaaaaccccaccccttaactctaaaccctaattatagattagttaaccctagggtataaatgtatttttactttttaataaaacttcttttggtcattttttcatTGAGGACTATTTTTtgacaaaacttaaaatatgaCTATCCTAGggaatttatttatattgtatatttatttattctaattttcttgcttttatatcaaatagtaatattacgatagatgtttaatgtaatatttctatttcttatattttatatttgcttattatttatttaactatacatTTTCCATTTAACTATACATTTTCCAAGTAGATGTTTAAGTAAGGAATGCTTCCAAAACGCTGCAGCTTTGATGGCTTGGTCGTTGGTGAGTGGTGACTTGTTCTCCAAAGTGGGAATGTATCCAGTTTTGGCAAGTTCCCACACAATAAGATCCTCCTGATCATGTGGGCTCTGCTGCATGGTAAGAACTCTTCTAGTCCTCCTGGATCGTTGGATATACTTCCCATATGATTATAAATCTCTTCTGATCGCCTTTTTTTGGTTTGGCTAAGATTGAACCGGTGAGACTCCAAATTAGGCAATTGcagaactggtttgaccggtttagGGAAATGGACCATAATTCCGTGGACTTTTCTCCTCATTCTTGGCTTGTTGGAAATCTAAGAGCTCCATCTTTAATTCCATGAGTTGGTTTGGGTCAGAACGCTTCTTCGTTGGGCTTGAAACAACTTCTAAACTCgagatactcgcagatggatgGGCTGGAGAACCTCTAgtttgtaaaattcatatcttCCTTCTCTGAGTATCTTTAAAGATGATTCCAAATGGGCTTGACTCCTTGTTGAGTGTAGAATGTATGAAAATTGGTTTCATGGAAATATTCCTCATGGTTGGTGAGATACTTTGTTTTGACTCAACACATATCCTGGTTGGTCTTTCGGTTAGCCGATTGGTGCAACTGGTTGGCCTCTAGTTCAGCTACTGATTTGATGGCCGcatcaatttattttttcatattttgtatatttacttattcttaatttt of the Brassica rapa cultivar Chiifu-401-42 chromosome A03, CAAS_Brap_v3.01, whole genome shotgun sequence genome contains:
- the LOC103840995 gene encoding uncharacterized protein LOC103840995; this encodes MAFLCNYLQKSWTEYHEEFCVNSIDLFLRFRSHGWRMRSTRDRTLQAIVSQVWRFPVTIIPDEEDEVMWKLGQDDFRDSFSSNKTWSLIRDPRENVAWYCVNWFPQGVPRFAIFAWLAIKDRLSTGARIRNWGLTQPCLFCGEPVETRDHLYFACPYTYTVWIEVVGNLFGDAPDPDWETTLERITARETGRLSAILLRLAFQVAIYYIWIKRNNRRHNHISKPASQLCIEIDKTKRNRILSTKYYESPKLYGLMQCWFSTRGAIIV